The Streptomyces sp. B3I8 nucleotide sequence GGTGCTGTGGCGGCTCACCCTCCTGTCGCTCGAGGAGTCGCAGCCGTCCGCGGAGTCGGGAGCCAGGCGCCGCTTCGTGATCGGCGCACTCGGTACGACGGCGGGCGCTCTGGTGGCCGGATACGGCGGCAGGGAGTGGATCAAGCAGCGTTACGACGTCGCGAAGGCGCGCGCGAAGGTGGTGCTCCCGACGCCGGCCACCGCACTGCCCGAACCGCCCGCCTCGGTGCATGCGAAGGTCCGCGGCCTCGGTCCCTTCTTCACCCCGACCTCGGAGTTCTACCGGGTGGACACGGCACTCGTCGTCCCGCGGGTGGACCCGGGGGACTGGAAGCTGAAGATCCACGGAATGGTGGACCGCCCGTTCGAGATCACGTTCGACGAGCTCCTCTCCTACCGGTTCGAAGAACACGACATGACCTTGACCTGCGTGTCCAACCCGGTCGGCGGACCGTACGTCGGCAACGCGCGCTGGCTCGGCACGCCGCTGGCGCCCCTGCTGCGCCGCGCCGGTGTCCACCGCGGAGCGGACATGATCCTCTCCACCTCCACCGACGGGATGACGATCGGCTCGCCGGTCGAAGCGGTGCTCGACGGCAGGCAGGCCATGCTGGCGATCGCGATGAACGGCGAGGTGCTGCCGACCCAGCACGGCTTCCCCTGCCGGATGCTGATCCCCGGGCTGTACGGATACGTGTCGGCCACCAAGTGGCTGACCGATCTGAACCTCACCACCTTCGCCGCCTCCGACGCGTACTGGACACCGCGCGGCTACTCGCCGCAGGCCCCGGTCAAGACCGCGTCCCGGATCGATGTGCCGCGGAGCGGGGCGACGGTCCCGGCCGGGACCGTGACGCTCGCCGGCACGGCCTGGGCCACCCACCGCGGCGTCGCCGCCGTGGAGGTGCAGATCGACAACGGTCCCTGGCGGGAGGCGACGCTGACGGCGGCGGACACCCCGGACACCTGGCGGCAGTGGTCGTACGAGTGGACGAACGCGCCCAAGGGTTCGCACAAGGTCAGGGTGCGCGCGACCGACGCCACCGGCGCCGTGCAGACCTCCGCCGTCCAGGGCGTGGTGCCGAACGGCGCCACCGGCTACCACACCCTCACCGTCAAGGTCTCCTGACGGCCACGACCGGCGGCGCTCCTGCG carries:
- a CDS encoding molybdopterin-dependent oxidoreductase, with product MDVEQEPGSTRARTRPAARVGRIARGALVGLVAGGAGLAVGELVAVATGEASAPVTAVGNWAISITPTWLEQFAIRNFGSNDKTVLLTGVYTTIGIGAAANGVLARARLTLASVLTAAFGVVGAITAVTRPTASTNWLFPSLFAGIAAALVLWRLTLLSLEESQPSAESGARRRFVIGALGTTAGALVAGYGGREWIKQRYDVAKARAKVVLPTPATALPEPPASVHAKVRGLGPFFTPTSEFYRVDTALVVPRVDPGDWKLKIHGMVDRPFEITFDELLSYRFEEHDMTLTCVSNPVGGPYVGNARWLGTPLAPLLRRAGVHRGADMILSTSTDGMTIGSPVEAVLDGRQAMLAIAMNGEVLPTQHGFPCRMLIPGLYGYVSATKWLTDLNLTTFAASDAYWTPRGYSPQAPVKTASRIDVPRSGATVPAGTVTLAGTAWATHRGVAAVEVQIDNGPWREATLTAADTPDTWRQWSYEWTNAPKGSHKVRVRATDATGAVQTSAVQGVVPNGATGYHTLTVKVS